GCCGCCATTGGCGGCCACGGCGCCGGCATCGGCGAATTCCGCTATCCGCGCGGCATCGCCATAGCGCCCAACGGCACGGTTTATGTGGCCGACGCATGGAACCACCGGATCGTGGTCATCGGCCCCGATCTTGCCGTGAAGGGGAGCATCGGGGAACTGGGGAACGGCGCGGGGCAGCTCGACGAACCGTGCGGCGTGGCATTCGTGAACGGCGCGCTGGCGGTGCTGGAAAAATCGAATCACCGGCTGCAACTTTTCACGCCGGAAGGGATTTCCACCGCGATATTCGGCAAGCGGGGAAGCGCGGACGAGCAGGCGCGGTTTTACGCCGTTCCCGTGCCGCCGGAACTCTTCTCTCCGCCGGTCTTTGAATTCCCCACGGCCCTCGCGGCCGATGCGGCGGGCAATTTTTACGTGGCCGACACCAACAACCACCGGATGGTGAAACTCTCCCCGGCGGGCGATTATATCAGCGCCTATACAACGCCGGGACTGCGCTACCCGGTGGGAGCCGCATGCGATGCGGCGGGGAACCTCCACGTAACCCAGTTCAACCGCGAGGGTGTGCATGTTTTTTCACCCGGGGGGATATACCTGTATAAATACCTGCCGCGCGGGCTGGAGATGCCCGTGGCGGTTGCATGCGCCGGAAACGCCGTGTATGTGGCGGCCGGCATGACGGCCCGGGTGGCGGCTTTCACGCTCGAAGCGCGGCACGACGCCGGTTGCGCGCTGGAAACGCCGTTCGCCTTCCACCTGAAAGAAGCGCTGGGGGCGATGGCGATGGGAGACTGGGAATCGGCGTTCAATGCCCTCGGCGATGCCGCCGCCTCCCCCGCCCCTTCGCCGGACGAATTGGCCGCCACGCTGCCCGAGGGCGATTTCGCCCCCTTCCCGCCGCCAAAACAGCCGCCGCGCGCCGGAGCCGCCGCCTTCTGCCGTTTGCTGGACGAAGCGGCCGCCGCCCGGTGGAAAATGTTGAAAGAACTGTTGATCCGCAAAACGGCGGCGGCGGATGAAAATATCGCCGCCACCTTGCAAATAGAGAAAACATTGCTGCTGGGAAGCGGCGGAATCGATGACTTCATGGTGGCCCGATGGCGCTCCATTAAATCGCTGCTGAACCTAAGCGCCGATTTCAAGCGGACAGCGGCGGCGCTGCGCAAAATATCGGAATTCCGGCGGCGGCTGACGCTTGCCGGACAGGAGATTTCCGCGCGGCTGGCATCGCTGGCGGCGGGACAGGGGGCGGTGGCCGCGATGGGGAAAACGCGCGAAGCGTGGTTCACCGACGCGGCGAAAGAAGCGCCGGCGCTGAATTTCAACAGCGCTCCCGCCGAGCGCACCGCCTTCGCCGTCAACGAAAACAGGCTTTCGCAGACGGCATTCGAGTTCCGCGCCCTTTGGGGCATCGCGGCCGACGCGCACTTCGAAATCGCCTCGCTCGCCGCCGCTGGCCTGCTGGATAAAAATGCGGTGGCGGAACATATCGGCCCGGCGCTCGGCCTACTGCTCGATGCCCCCGAAGAATCCGCCACCCGGCTTAATTTCCTCAACGGCGTCGAGGCGCTGCTGGAAGCGGCCGGCCCCGATGCCGTGGCGGGGTGGCTGCGGGCTAACGCATCCGGCGCGGCGTGGGAAGCGCTGGGGCGCGAAGATAACATACATCCCGCCAACCAACGCCCGGTTTATGCCTTGCTGGCGGCCCTTTGGGCTAACGGAGTGGAAGGCGGAAAAGCCGCGGATCCCGCCGCTTGGGAAAAGATCGCCGCATTTTATCACGCCGAGTTCACCAAATTCGTGGGCGAAAACGCCCCGTTGCGCGTGGAGCTGCTGCGCAATACCATGTTGCTGCCGTTGGCCGAAAAGTCGGATCCCAAACAGGCGGCGATGACGCTGCGCAAAATTTCGCTGCTTAATTACCATTTAATGTTTCAGGAGCGCTACATCGCCGGATTGATGCTGGAGTACCTAACGCGCTACGCGCTTTTCGCCGCCAAATCCCCCTGCCTGCCGCCCGGCACGGCGGAGTGGACGGCCGCCGCGCTCGATGCGCTTATCGCCGAAGCCGCCATTGCCGGCAATGGCGAAAACGCCGCTACGGATGCCGCGTTGCAAAAGCTGAAAACCGCGGGCACCGCCGATGAAAAACAGGATTTGAAAATCCGCCAGGCCGCCGCGTCCGCCGCCAACAACTACCTGTCGCTGCTGGGGGCGCACCTCGCGCTGGCCCGCGCCGCGTTGCCGCCGGCCGTGGAAAATGCGCCGCGTTCCACCGGAACCATTTATGAAACCGCCGCCGGATTCCACCAGTTGACCGGCCCCACCGCCGCTCTTTTCGACGCGGCGGGAAACCTGTATGTGGCGGCCCGTTCCACCGTCTCGGTATTCGGCAAGGATTTGCGGCCATACCGCGCGCTGGGAACATACGGCCGGGGGCCGGGCAAGCTCGACACCCCCATGGATATTGCATTCGCCCCGGATGGCAGCCTGTTGGTCACTCAAATATATTCGCCGGTGATCGCGCGCTTCGCCCCGGATGGCTCGTTTGACCGCGAAATCACGCTGGAAAAAATTGATGGCCGGCGCGTCTACCGCATCCAAATCAACGGCGACGGAAATATTTTCGCCAGCTTTTTCGACGGGGAGGGAATCAACGTTTACACCCCGGACGGGAAGTTTTTGCGCGGCATTCCCCTGAAAGGGTCTCCCTTCGAGCGGTTGGGCGGGGTACGCGGCTTCGCGCTGGTGAACGGCGCGCTCTACGCCGGGGGAAACGGCATTTTGGCGGCGGTGGATGCCGTCAGCGGCGCGCTCCGGCATTTCAAGGAAACCGGGCTTTCATTCGGCGAGGTCAACGGCATCTGGCCGGACGGGGCGGGAAACCTGTATTTTATCGACTACGCGCGGAACATGATCGCCGTCACCGACGATGCTTTATCGTCGGCGCGGCCGCTGCCAGCCATGAAGACGGTGGCCGTCGGCGCGCTGGCCGCCGGAGGAAACGGTCTCCTTGCCGTGTGCGATTACCGGGGAAACCGCCTGCGGCTTTTCAACACTAAAGCGTAGTTGAATGACGGTTATTGCATTGGTACAGACGCGGTTATTCGCCGCGGCGGACGGACAACCTGACGCTTTCGCGGAGATGGTTCTCAACCGTATTATCACCGCGCTTAAGCGTATGAAAACGCTCGATGGCATTGTGCTTGCCGCATCGGAGCGGAGCGAACGCGAACCGTTGCGGCAAGCGGCGGAACGGCACGGCGTGAAAATATTCTTCGGGCCGGATGACCCGCTTCAACGGCTGATCGCCGCCGGGCGGGCGTTTAACGCCGGTGTGGCGGTGCGCGTGACGGGCAATGCCCCTTTCATCGATCCCCGCCTTGCCGATGAACTGGTCGTGCGGCACCGCGCCGCCGTCGCCGCCTGTTTTTCCCGCGCTGGCGGCTATCCGGCCGGGGTGGTGCCGGAAGTGTTCACGTTGGAGACGTTCGCCAAGGGCGGAACCAGCCCGGCGGCCTTCTATCGGGAGATGCTGAACGACAAGCGCAACTGCCGCCTTGTCACAACGAACGAACCGGAGGGACTCTCCCTTAAAATCAACTCCCGTTACGACGCGGCGCTGGCTGAAAAAATTGCGGCACGCCTGGGCGGGGCCGCGAACGATTATCCGGCGCTCATCGCGGCGTTGCCGGATATCGTATACGGATTTCTTGCCGCCGCCGATGCGCCGGAAAAAAGGCATTACAATGCCATGCTGGAGGATCTGGAGGCTGCCGCGATGTCCGTTACCGTCCGTTCGGTGCCGGGCTTTTTAAAGATGGAGGTGCATAATCTATGCAACATCAAGTGCGCCACCTGCGTGCATCAGTTCAATGTGGTGCCAAAAGGGGAATTCGCCACCCTCTTTAAAGGTTTCCCCCCCGAAAACCTTCTGGCGTACCCGTTGTTCAAGGATCGGGGCGATGGCTTTTTTTCCAAGCAAAGCGTTCCCCTTTCGCCCAAACTCTTCGGCCTGATGCGCGAGTTGCTGTTCCCGTACGTCCGCGCCGTATCGTTCGGCGTGTATGGCGAAGTATTTTTGAACCATCACCTCGAGGAGTATGTCCGGCTGGGCAAAAAAGACGGGTTGACGGTCATCATCGTCACTAACGGAACGCTGATGCGGGAACAACGGGCGCGCGCGCTTGTCGATGCGGGGCTTGACGTGATGGCGATTTCGTTCGACGGCGCCAGCAAAGAGGTGTTTGAGGATATCCGGCGGGGAGCCGATTATGACAAAGTTGCCGGCAACCTGAAGACGGTGGTGCGGCTGCGGAGCGAATCCGGCAAAAAATTGCCGGTCATACAGATTCAATTCACCGCCTCGAACAAAAATATCCACGAGCTGCCGGCGCTGGTGCGTTTGGCCGCCGGATGGGGGGTGGATATCATCGATGTCAGCTACTGCTTCATCACCGGATTTATGGATCCGGCGGATTCCCTCTATTTTCACCAGGGGAAAACGCGCGATACCGTGTCGCATGCGCGGCTGTTGGCGGCCGGGCTTGGCATCCGCATGACGCTGTCCCGGGAAATGGCGATGACCGTCGACGGGGTGGTGGACGACGCCGCGTGCCGTTTTCCCTGGCGGATCATGGACATCGGCAGCAACGGCAACATGCAAATGTGCGGTTGCCACTATGTGGAAAGCGCCGGAAACATTTTGGAAACGCCGGTAATGGAAATACTGAATGCGCCGCGCTACCGGGAAGTCCGGCGGGGGCTCAGGAAGGAAGCGGCGATGCATCCCATTTGCCAGGGATGCCGCGCAACGGCGTCGGAACCTCCCAATCCCGCCGGTTTTTTCGCGGTGCCGGAAATGGCCGCTGCGCCGCTTTATTCACGATAAAGCGGGCGCTACGCGCCGCTGGATTTCAGGTGGGGGCCATACGCGCGGTCAACCGTCTGTATGTGGTTTTTCAGCCACTGCACCAGCAGGCCGACCAGTTCCATCGTCATCACCGGATCGCCGCTCCGGTAACGGACCTGAATCTCGGTCACCTGCATGATGAAATCGACATGCTGGTTCTTATGGTTGGCAAAATCGGGGTAGTTGGCGGCCTGCATGGCGTTTTCTTCGTCGACAAAGTGGGTCTTGGTGTATTCCATTAATCCGCTCAGAGCCACTCCCAGCGCTTCGCGGTTCTTTTTTTCGCGGATACCGTCGTGCAGGTCGTTGAGAAGCCTGAAAAGCCCCTTGTGCTGGTTGTCGAACAACTCGACCCCGGTACTGTAACTATCGTCCCACTTCACGTACATAATCGCCCCTTGGTTGAATCGTTGGTTCGGGCTGCATTATAACCCGAAAAAACGACACGGGGGAAGCGGCGGATCACCGTCATTTCTCCGCGATGATAGTGGCGCCGCCGTAGAGCCAGGTGTAAACCCCGGCAAGGAGGTCTTTGTAATGCCCGGTTACGTCCGCCATGCGTATAAGTGGCGTGTCAATTCCGGTTGGGGGCGTTTTTTTTTCCGGTGCGCTCTTTTTTTGCCTGCCCGCCCAAATAGTAGGCGGAAAGCTCCTTGCGCAGGAAAAGGCGCGCGCGGTGCAGGCGCGATTTCACCGCCGGCACGCTGATCTTGAGCGTGCGGGCGGCCTCCTCGGCGGAGAAACCTTCCACGTCGCGCAGCACGAAGACGATGCGGTACTTTTCCGGCAACTCCAGCAGCGAGGTCTGGATGTGATCGGCAAGTTCGCGGTTGAGCAGATCCTCCGCCGGCGTGGTGGGCCACGAACTCTCCGCCAGCCCCTTCACTTCGGCTTCGCCGGGGATGAGATCGTCCAGCGAAACGTGCCGCGCTGGCTCATTCTTGCGGCGGCGCTTGTTCTTCAGGCAGGAGGTGCTGGCGATCCGGTAGAGCCACGTCTTGAACGACGCGTCGCCGCGGAAACCGCCGAGGTAGCGGTAGGCGGTCATGAAGGTCTCCTGCACGACGTCCTTGGCGTTGTCGGCGCAGCCGCACATCCGCATCAGGAAGCCGTACATTTTGCCTTCGTAGCGGACAACCAGCTCGTCGAAGGCTTTAACGTCGCCCGCCTTGAAGCGGTGAACCGCCTCGAAATCCTTCTCTTTGGCCGCGTCCGCGTTTAATGTTTTATACATCGCTTCCACTATCCTAAATTATACTATTAATGCCTGGATGATTTTTAAAAAACGGCGCGGGGAGGGAATTACGGTATGAAATGCAATTGCGGCGGCGTGGATCGCGGCATGCGCGTGGTCATGGGGCTTGGCCTCATCGCGCTGGTGTTTGCGGGGCCGCAAACCCCGTGGGGGTGGATCGGCATCGGCCCGTTGCTCACCGGCCTCGCCGGATATTGCCCGCTGTACGCCATTCTCGGTTTGAACACCTGCCCGGCGGAAAAAAAACCCTGAACCGGTTTTTTTGTTTTTGGCCGCCCCTTGATTCCCGCGCCCGGCTGGACTAACATCACCTTCCAATGATCAAGTTCAGGCTCAAAGAGATGATGGCGAAGCTTGAGGTGGAGCATGGCCGCAAGCTCACCTTCGATCTCCTCTCGCGCTACACCGGCATCTCGCGCCAAACGCTGGCGCGCATCGCATCGCCCAAAGGGTGCAACACCTCCACCGAGAACATGGAACGCCTCTGCCGCTTTTTCCGCTGCGCGCCGGAACAACTGCTGATATTCGATCCGCATCTGCAGACCGGCCCCAAAAAAGACGGACAGCAGCCCGCGCCGCCGCCGGAGCCATCGGCATAGCCCGTGCGCTTTAGCCGCGAATACATCGAACGCTTCGGCCACGACGGTATGGTGGCCGAAACCCCCGCCGCTTACGCCATCGCACAGGGAAAATTCACCGAAAACCTGATCCAACTCGTCTGGCGCAACAGCCTCTATGACGGAGGCTGCCTCAAAACCGTGGCGGGCCTGCCGGTCACCGTACACTCGGCCGGACGCTATAACACCGGCGCGGGGCCGGATTTCAAGAACGCCGACATCTCGATAGGCGGCCACCGGCTTCACGGCGACGTGGAGATACACAAACACGCCCGCGAGTGGTTCGAGCACAAGCACCACCTCTCGCCGCTCTACAATCACACGGCGCTGCACGTCTTCATGGAGCGGGGCGAAAACACCCCGCCCGCCACCACCCGCCGGGGAAGAACGCTCCACGAACTGGAGATCGGCCTGCACCTGCGCCACCCGCTGGACGAACTGCACCGGGAACTGGAGGTGGTGCATGCCCCGCTCACGGGCCGTCCCTTCAATCCCCCCTGCACCGCCCATCTGCAAAAACTGGGGCCGCGCACCCCCGCCGAACTCTTCAACATCATCGGCGACGGCCGCGCCCTGATCAAAAGCAACCGCGTCATCGCCCGCCTCGCCCGCGCGGAGCCGGAACAGGTCTTTTACGAACTGCTGTTCGAAACGCTTGGTTACGCCGCCTTCAACCGCCAGTTCGGGGCCGTGGCGCGGGCAATGCCGCGCGCCCGGCTGCTGGAAATCATCGCCCAAAATCCCGCCATCCCCCCCGCCGTCTCTGCGCGGGCGGCGCTCCTCCGCGTGGCGGGGTTTCCGCTCCTGCACGACGGGGCGGACGCGGAAGCCGCCGCGCAGGCGGCGCTGATGATGGCGGTGGCGCTGCCGCCGGTCACGCCGATTTTCGGCCCGGACGATTGGCCGCTGGCCCGCTGCCGCCCGGCGAACTTTCCGCAACGGCGTATCGCCGCGCTGGCGGCGCTGGTGGCGGCGGATACCGGGGCCGATGCGCTGCAACGCCGCTTTGCCGCGCTGCCGCTCGACGCTTCGGCGGCGCGGGCGCGGGAATTCGCCCGTGGCATAATAGAAACATTCACCGGCATAACCGATCCGTTTTGGGACCGCCGCTACGCCTTCGCAAAACCGTCCAAAAATCCCAAAAAGCTGGTGGGCGCCGACAAGGCGGTCTCCATCGCCGTCGACTGCATCATCCCGTTTCTGCTGGCGGTGTCGCGCGCCGGAAACGATCTCGACCTGGAACAGCGGCTGGTGCTTTTTTACCATGCGCTGCCGATCCCCTCTTCCAGCGCCGTGCTCGATTTCATGCGTAAAACGGTGCTGGGGCGCGATACCGTATTCGCTCCCCGGTCGGTGTGCCATCAGCAGGCGCTGCTGCAGGTCTATAAGGATTTTTGCCATGCCGCGCCGGCCGCCTGCGCGGGCTGCCCGTTCGTCGAATACCTCAAAACCCTCAAGGCGGCCCAAGTATCCCGCTAACCTTCCCCCACCGTTTCCCGTTCATATGGTAAAATTCAGTTGATGAGAATATTGGGGGTGGA
The Nitrospinota bacterium DNA segment above includes these coding regions:
- a CDS encoding DUF2892 domain-containing protein; the protein is MKCNCGGVDRGMRVVMGLGLIALVFAGPQTPWGWIGIGPLLTGLAGYCPLYAILGLNTCPAEKKP
- a CDS encoding helix-turn-helix domain-containing protein — protein: MIKFRLKEMMAKLEVEHGRKLTFDLLSRYTGISRQTLARIASPKGCNTSTENMERLCRFFRCAPEQLLIFDPHLQTGPKKDGQQPAPPPEPSA
- a CDS encoding hemerythrin family protein; this translates as MYVKWDDSYSTGVELFDNQHKGLFRLLNDLHDGIREKKNREALGVALSGLMEYTKTHFVDEENAMQAANYPDFANHKNQHVDFIMQVTEIQVRYRSGDPVMTMELVGLLVQWLKNHIQTVDRAYGPHLKSSGA
- a CDS encoding DUF2851 family protein; the encoded protein is MRFSREYIERFGHDGMVAETPAAYAIAQGKFTENLIQLVWRNSLYDGGCLKTVAGLPVTVHSAGRYNTGAGPDFKNADISIGGHRLHGDVEIHKHAREWFEHKHHLSPLYNHTALHVFMERGENTPPATTRRGRTLHELEIGLHLRHPLDELHRELEVVHAPLTGRPFNPPCTAHLQKLGPRTPAELFNIIGDGRALIKSNRVIARLARAEPEQVFYELLFETLGYAAFNRQFGAVARAMPRARLLEIIAQNPAIPPAVSARAALLRVAGFPLLHDGADAEAAAQAALMMAVALPPVTPIFGPDDWPLARCRPANFPQRRIAALAALVAADTGADALQRRFAALPLDASAARAREFARGIIETFTGITDPFWDRRYAFAKPSKNPKKLVGADKAVSIAVDCIIPFLLAVSRAGNDLDLEQRLVLFYHALPIPSSSAVLDFMRKTVLGRDTVFAPRSVCHQQALLQVYKDFCHAAPAACAGCPFVEYLKTLKAAQVSR
- a CDS encoding radical SAM protein; its protein translation is MKTLDGIVLAASERSEREPLRQAAERHGVKIFFGPDDPLQRLIAAGRAFNAGVAVRVTGNAPFIDPRLADELVVRHRAAVAACFSRAGGYPAGVVPEVFTLETFAKGGTSPAAFYREMLNDKRNCRLVTTNEPEGLSLKINSRYDAALAEKIAARLGGAANDYPALIAALPDIVYGFLAAADAPEKRHYNAMLEDLEAAAMSVTVRSVPGFLKMEVHNLCNIKCATCVHQFNVVPKGEFATLFKGFPPENLLAYPLFKDRGDGFFSKQSVPLSPKLFGLMRELLFPYVRAVSFGVYGEVFLNHHLEEYVRLGKKDGLTVIIVTNGTLMREQRARALVDAGLDVMAISFDGASKEVFEDIRRGADYDKVAGNLKTVVRLRSESGKKLPVIQIQFTASNKNIHELPALVRLAAGWGVDIIDVSYCFITGFMDPADSLYFHQGKTRDTVSHARLLAAGLGIRMTLSREMAMTVDGVVDDAACRFPWRIMDIGSNGNMQMCGCHYVESAGNILETPVMEILNAPRYREVRRGLRKEAAMHPICQGCRATASEPPNPAGFFAVPEMAAAPLYSR
- a CDS encoding sigma-70 family RNA polymerase sigma factor — encoded protein: MEAMYKTLNADAAKEKDFEAVHRFKAGDVKAFDELVVRYEGKMYGFLMRMCGCADNAKDVVQETFMTAYRYLGGFRGDASFKTWLYRIASTSCLKNKRRRKNEPARHVSLDDLIPGEAEVKGLAESSWPTTPAEDLLNRELADHIQTSLLELPEKYRIVFVLRDVEGFSAEEAARTLKISVPAVKSRLHRARLFLRKELSAYYLGGQAKKERTGKKNAPNRN